The Solanum lycopersicum chromosome 8, SLM_r2.1 DNA segment TTAAAGCACATAAACAGatctttcaacttattctcTGTTTGAAAAAATCCAATACTTATTGGTAtgcattattttaaaaagtgctATTTGTGATTCGTTCCATTCATTACCATTCATATATAGAGGAAATGATGTATTAATATAATActcattgttttattttatatatactagAGTTAGATTTGGCACAAGGcttaaaagagaaaagaatatTTAGACACATAGAGCTTGTGCCCGGATAGAGTTTGAATAATAAGTACGAATCGATcatagttcaaatatttcttaatCTATTTTGTGTTCTGAATATTAGAATAAATATATGATGAAGTAAAACCATCTTTATCTCAAGATAACAGACCCATTCCCTCtaatatcaataatatcaatTAGAACAAGTCACAAACTTATATTTtggaaattcaaaaataaagaaattccaGGATCGAACTAACAAAGGAAAATAGgtgttaaatatattataacatttttgtgatctataaaaattaaaaaagaaaaaagagtgaCACATCAAAGTGAAAAAGAGAAAGTGTACACTATAGGATGCTACAGATTATATGCAAAATAGGAGGTGATATCGACATTGCCTATCTGATATTCACCTTTTCCTGGTTTTATATTTATTCCATTTCttgtttataattaaaaaaaaaaaaaaaaaaaaaacttaaaaggccaagtatttcttattattatctGACCCAATGCcctatttaagaattttttttaaaaacagaaGTAATACTGAATTTGCGGCTGCTAATGTATGAGGTActataaataaagagaataataaaAGTTGAGAGTGTTAATTGACCAGGACAAGATTCTCTTAATGTTCGAAAAGTGAAAACAAATATAATCAAATTGGATGTCATGAATCATTTACAAGTGAGTTGACATCTTTACATTAACTAATGTAATctgaccaaaaaataaaattcttttttttatttttttgacataaGTATTAAAAACacacttaaattatattttttttccagttttatACCCAAATTATTGAAAGTTTGAGTTTTATACctaatttatcactttttagtttgagaaacacacctcTCTCTTTTATGACattctctctcttttattttaaagaatttctaCATCATACTTTACATGGACAAAATATTCAATCTTGacgataaataaattaattattagtattagttaaaattaaaaatttaaaaactattataaaaaataatattttcttcataaaataaaatgtaaaatatttttttaccccacaccattttttaaagttttttattttgtttaaatttcttttataaaagtatttcatttttacttcatctcctCCCTCCTCATCAAATACgaatttagatattattttattttcttaaaaatatgattCTACTCATCCCACTTAATCCTccgctttcaattttttttccagtgtttagatatacatatcaaaaatattttttacttgccGCCACAagactttttatattattttagttgtttatgtAATATTCGGTACGctagtagaattttttttctaaaaatatatgcaCGTGCATATCtaacataaaataagaaaaacataaaaaaaattaaaaattaagagCGAAAAATTATATAGGATGGggtagatttttttaaataaaataatatcaattctTATCGGGGGAGGGGGAGgatgaaatatgatatttttaaaaatattttataaatgatttttttaaagaaaagaatgggCTGTTGCGGGGGAGGGGGTACgtggaggaggtggtggagtgaaataagaaaaataatttaattttttatatgggtagtaatctttaatttttaattaatattaatttttcattatttaattttttatctagataaaatattttatatatataaaatgtcatGTGTcagttttttcatataaaagagaGAGTGCACTCATATTTTCAATAGTTTagatataaaactaaaaaaaagtgaataatttagatatgtttttgacatttatctctattttttcataaacaaattTTGTCAATTGCTTAGCAATGAATGGTAGTCACTTGTCAGTTGTTTTTTTTCAACCTAAGGATACTaccaaaaaaatcattattttcttactaaaattttCTGCAGAAAGTATAACTATTCCCACGTGTATTTTAATTGAATCAGTGAAAAAAAATAGCCATATCTTCGCACAAGAAAATTAGGAAGCTCTTTGGTATTTTGAAGAGCCAAGTTAAAGTAACTAGTTTGGAACATAGTTTATGTAGATGTTTCATCTTGTTGGAATACTTAAGTTAATTTCAAGAGCCAATTCACCTCTTTCTTGTGTCTAATCTTGTGTCAAGTTTATCATTTCAGCGCATTATATCGCGCACCAAATAATATAATGTAACTCAATTATATATCGCGAACCAAAACAACCAATTTTAATGAACCCCCATATTACATCTTTAAAAGTTGTATCAGTTGCAGAAACGTTGGAAGTTGGAATTAAGGAAAGCAATTTGTTAATTTACACTTGatattataacaataacataagaaatgtatatgatgatgCTCTTCAAAATTATGCACCTTAACTGTTGTTGCATAATTTTAAACATCTGAATTTCAAAATGTTCTTCAGTTGATTCTGATATGGAATTAGTTGGATTTCCTGATCACTATGGTAATCAGAAAGGTTTGTTCCTTTTCAATTCAGGGCAGCGAAAAGATGCTTCTTGTATGTAGAAATCAGTAGGACATGGGAGATTTCCAACCACCAAATCTCTTAGTCTTCGGGTGCTTCTTGAACTCCATTTTCATCTCTGTGATCACCCATCAGTTGCTCCAAACGTCTGCAATCTTCCAACCATAGTGTACTTGTAGATGACAGAGGAAATCACAAACGCTATACTTGAATCGTGACACTTTGACTACTTCAAGCCTGTGGTATATAACTATTTCCCTTCCATAGTCTAGTTATTTTCCAGTACCAATCTCTTTAATTTTCCACCTTGACCTTGGACTGTGAGGCCTACCTTCTATTGAGGTGTGTTTTGCATGAACTTCCTTTAGATATTACACCAGGTGAGACATTTCAGGCAATAATGTGATCCCCGACAttcttaaagtttaaaatttcaaGTGTAGATACATATTTTAGGAATCTGCAATTAGCGAAAGAGAGTAGGCGAAGAAGTGACAAGTGCTGAGTTGAGGAGGGTAAGGACTCGAATCCAACACTTTTAGAGCTCTCATATATACCTTGGAAGAATTCATCTGGAACTCGCACTAAGTTCTTGCTCCAGTAATATTTTAGCCACAtactaaaagtattttaaagtcCCATGCATTTTGTGAACTATAAAAATTACTAGTAAAAGACGgggataaaattgaaaaagtcAAAGTACACACTATAAGGCTCGATAAAAACAACTTAAAAAGGCCAAGTATTTCTTATCATTTTATCCGATGCCCTATAGAAGAATTTTGAACACAAACAGAAGAGTTGTACTTGGCCAAGTTAAAAGACACAAGTAATATATAGCAAGGTTGCTTTGCAGATTGGGAATTTGAGCATTATTCTGCAAGAATACCACCATGGAAATTTTGATGGAGTGAAATCTCTTTATGTAGACGACCAGTGCGCTGACATTGCCCAATTGATAAAGTTGGGAAATGAATTACCAAATCAACCAGTGTTCCCTCAACTAGAGAAGCTGAACATTCACCACATGCAAAAAACCCAAGGCATCTGTGTCGAGGAGTTACTACCTGGATGTTTACAAAAAATCAGGACTCTGGAGGTCGGAGAGTGTCCTAATTTGAAAGATTCACTCCTTCCTCCTAATTTAATTCAAAGAATGCCAAATCTTGAAGAAATTAAGGTAACAGGAACCTCAATCAATGCTGTGTTTGGATTTTACGGCATCACATTCCAAGGTGGACAATTAAGGAAGCTGAAGAGAATGACACTGCAGAATCTTTCTCAACTAACAAGCCTATGAAAGGGTCCTAGTGAATTAGTTATGTTCCACAGCCACAGGCTAGAAGTTGTTAAAGTTTCACAATGTGAAAACCTCAGGTATATCTTCCCTTACGCCGTTTGTGATTACCTTTGTCATTTGGAAGAACTATGGCTAGAAGATTGCAGTGGTTTGGAGAAAGTGATAGGTGGTCACACAGATGAAAATGGAGTACCAGAAAAGCATAACTCTCCCAAGACTAACTACTTTTGAGGCTTCAAAGTCTACCACATCTCACTGATTTCTACACTCAAGAGGCATATTTAGGTTGCGCTGAATTGCAAAGACTGCATAAACAGGATTGCGAAAGATTGAGAACTAACCTCTCTGATTACACCATAGTGATCAGGAAATCCAAGAGAAGAGCAGCTGAATCATCTTATAGATTTTCATACTTTgagttaatataaattttttttttggtatttatagACACCTTAAGTTAAAGCTCATCTTTTTCTCTTCCAACAGAGTTTAGGAATctgaaatttattttacaaCTATAGATTAAATTTCTGCTGATGACAAGCACGAAAACCATTGTTACATCATTTCTTATATATACATTAGACTGAAAGATGTACTGATGCATCAAAATAAGATAGAGAAGTAATGCAATTAACACAATTGTAATTTGTTAGTGGCAGTTTACAGATAACAATCTTGATTCTTAGTTGCTCTCATCTGCTCTGCTGtataaataatgttattttgtTTGTCACCTACATTTGTACATGCACACCTGAAATTATATCTAATTTTGATATGCATTTGGAAAGAAATATCCTATGTTCATGTTTGTGGAAATTGTGGATGTCATACCTCTTTCCTTTCTCGAGAATTCAGTATATTTGCATCATGTAAGCTGAGTGAAGATTCTtctaacaaaattttatttctcagTTCCCCGCcaatatataatattacatTCAGTTCTAATGTTCATTGTGTTGTAAATGTGAAGACTAAGGGAAACACTAATACTACCTCCTTTTACATTTGGAGATGGTGGAAGGTGTTGAGTTGAAACCTCAAAAGGTCTTATATATGTTGCTTAGACTAATTAAAAATGTCAATGGGTCGGGTATGTGTCGTATtctaaaaaaagtatttttttaagatccgatatgaatatgataaaatatttgaaaagtcTAAACAATTTAGTCGGAAATTGTATTTTAAGATGGATATAATAGTAAACATATATTGCTGGTCATTGGACAAGCTACTCTATATAGAGATCTCTTCTATATATAGGACTAATATTTTACTCCTTAAAATGAgagtaaaagatatttttactaCTCATCTCGATGGTATATTTCTAAGACAAAAAGGGCAAAcgtgaattattttttttgctaacatgaaatttttactCCTTAGCCCAAAGTGCTTAAATACCATGATGtccctaaaataattattttttctttaaaaaaattttgaaagttgGGAAAAGGCAAATAGGGAAGGGATTACGttataaataatcaaattctcACTAACAAGATGGGAATACAGTCTATTAACTAATAAGCTATATAGATTTTCCTAAATGTTTGTGTCTGCTCTAAATGGTATGACTTCCATTATGATACTTcttttgcatatatatatatatatatatatatatatatatatatagatattttttaatcaaaatttaacatGTTGGACGTGTTTAGCACGGACTTTCCATTCTAGACGAGAAATAAATGAAAGTTTGACTATCCATTACCAAATTGTTGTTATCCTTCTCATCAATAAAGAACACTTAGAAGGTTTCAAATTCTATAAAACAGCAGACAGTTGAGAAATTAAATAAGGAAAGAGAAGCTTCCTTCCAATCAAAATTAGATATAACTAATATCAAATATCGTTGACTTTGAATAATAAAGATTCGAgaatactatatattttttcatgaaagaccctcattttttttaattaattcttttctttttcacctATAAGTGAAAAGACAACCAATAATAATCCTAATAATATTGGTAATTATTAAGGATGTCAAGCCCTTTATCTCTTCTTCTACAATGTCTTTCCTCCTTCTTAATATTCTGTCAAATCTTTTATGCATCTCAAGCTGATTTGGGAACAGCAAGCCAATATAGCCCACCATACACACGTAAGTTAATCTTCattgtttaattatatgtttcaTTTTAATAATAGTAAGAGTTGTCATCTTATCATTCATGACTAGAAGAGCTAGTCGTAGATTCAAGCTGTGAAAAAATAGTAAGGCTATGCACAATAGATCCAATGTGACCGATCTAGTTTCTTGGATCCCGTGACTAGAAGAGCTAGTCATAGATTCAATTGCAACATAAGCTACATAATCAACTTATAGCAGAATCTTAGTGCATCGAGCTACAAGCTTATACATTTCATTCTGAATGTTATATATCTCGTTGTACTAAACGCAGCGAGTGCATGTTTTGGGAGTGATTCAACACAATTTCCATCAAGCAACTTCTTTGCAGCAGCTAGTGAAGGGATTTGGGATGATGGAGCTGCCTGTGGAAGACAATATTTGATAAGTTGCATTAGCTCTGTTTTGCCTAAAGCTTGTAAGCCAGGAGAAACTATACAGATCAAAATCATTGACCGCGCACAAAATTTAACTTCAACACCAACAAGACAAGGAACCACTATGGTCCTTTCTAATGCTGCTCTTGCTGCAATTGCTGATTCAAACGCCCCTTCTCTTAACATCGATTTTCGACAGTAAGTAATCCTTCATCCTTCCTTCATCCTGTTTCACGAGTTAATTTCTCAAATCATcatttaaaatctttttcaaCTAAACTAAGTTTGATTACATGTGCTAAACGAAGtaaattattactactactactaaaatTATTGGAAAGAGATAAAGTAAACGACAACTTTAACGTGACTAGTGCACATGTGAGGAGTACTTTCTGCTTTTCGATTTGGTtgtctaatttttaatttaaacataGAGAAGTGTTGAAAACACCTCTAAATTAGACgtgaattattagtttcattcaTGAACTACTAACTATACTTAAACCTAGTCTCGTTCTTGCGACATGAATGAAACACACCCCTAGATTCTCGTCAACTTTAGAGATGTTTCTAACACTTTCCTCGTCTTTTTATTAAGAGTCTCATGTTTCTAATAAAGTTTGAGACCATTTGATACGTCATGTAATGATAAAGGCGTATCTAAGTTTAGTTAATCAAGTAAAAGAACTTCTTTTTTAAGGCGATTAATAATTCAGAGATGAAAGCTAATCATTTAAttatatcaagttcataaataatttttaatacttctatcttgaaaaataaaatatataaaatgtatgttaattttatgatcttaaatgaaagtaaataatcaaatcaaaacacaacaaaaacTTTAAATGAAAgtaaacaaacaaattgaaacactacaaaaactttgattaaatttaagTAGCGCGAAGAAATCTCAACCTATGTTGTTCGATGATTAATACTTTAATTATATCGCGATCGAGTGTTACATCAAATCATTCAAATTACTAATAGCTATAAATTGAAGTGATTGATACATGGAACCTACACCTATAGCAATTACAGTGGCACTACTGCTACCCCTCAATTTTGATTTCAAGTTGTACATAATATTGACCCTGTCAAGTCCACAACTAATAAAGGGTCCCAACTATGAAAAAGATGGAAATGTGTTTGAAAGGGTATTTAAGGAATACAAATCCTATATAAATAAtccttttaagaaaattttgcatttcaaattttgaacaacatttcataaattaaaatgttctAATTTAAACATTTGACTACGAACTCTTTGTTACTGCAGGGtctagaagaaaaagaaaaaaaaagaagctagtATTATCGATGTTGACGCACCGTTTTTGGATGATATTTGGTTGAAGTTGAAAAGGAGCATCTGGAAGgggaaaaaaatattctacTTAGACGTTAATTTTATTTCGAAATTTTGTAAGTAAATCACCATTTCACTTGAAATAgcccttaatttttttaaaaattagaattgaGAAGCAAAATACGAAAAACGATCATTTGATTTGTAagtattatatttcattatttgcaaATAATTAGTGGATATGTACCAAAGGCAACAATATGTTGAGCTTGGACTTTTTACGTACCTGGGTTATCATTTAATGAATCGATTGTATATTAATTAGCATCCATTATATTTGAAACAAATTTGTATATGTTCACTTTAGCATGTCTagaaaaggacaaaaaaaaataatgtttaattcTTAGGATTAACTATTATTCCAAAACAATGTTCAAAGTCTCTAAAAGATTACTATTCCCTTTTATCTCTATTTACTTgttcactttttcttttaaaatatttcgtaattacttattaattttgacaaattaagatagaataaaaaaattcgTATTATACCCGTGATTAATTACTCTAAAAAAgataaaacttttgaaaaaaataattttttaattcatcaacTTCATAGTTACATAAGATTAAAATGATAAACTGACCATGTTAATAATTATACCCTTAATGGATATGGTAATTTAAAAGtggacaaaaaattaaaaatataagaagtaTTTAGTAACTAGTATGAGTATCATAGTATAAGGAGTTTGCTAaatccattaaaaaaataaatgtgaatgGGAGAATAATTCTTATACTAAATGCTTGGTGTATTCATCTTAAGGGACCATTTGATACATGAACTACAtaattatcttaatattaaCAGTCTTAGAGTTATTCCtagattaaatttatataacgTAACTGatggaataaaataatttcaagttgaatgtgataaaatgaaatattttagaaataaatttaattaatgaagtCATTTATACTGTCaacaaatacatataaattttatcacataattaattttaaaatatctcattttattCTGCGGGTAAGAATGTTAGTCAATGACTCAATATGTTGGAAGTTGGAAAAGTTGATCCAATTAATTTAATGAAgtcaattttgaaataattttgacTATCGAATATCATTTTATGAAGTTAAGAaactatatcatatattattataagtgggaatcTCCAAAgtataaagttgaattactattttgtccttttagtaaattaatatttaattaattatttaattaaatactaatattttaattacattatGATAGAATTTAAGTCATTAAGCCCTTTAATAATGcgaattattattttcttgataaatgaGCACATTGATATTGCTTTTAATTATAATTCtcataatgaaataatttgaaaaattagaattgATAAAACAATGTgtatatcattatcatcatcatatattattataaaagggaaccaaaaaagttaaagttgaataacgattttacccttattataaattaaaatgttataaaaatatttaattatttaatttaaatattaatttatattattttaatagaaatgttaatgacttttgCACTTCTTTagattaattcttaattaaaatatctaatttaatttatcttcTTTAAATATTTACCCTTTAAATAGATTCATGTATATGGTTTATCTTCTAgattaatttatgttcttaattaatatttatctttaatttttgtaacaCTTGACCTTTCAACTTTGTTAGTGAATCTTCATATTTCAAAGCtatattttttcctataaatacaatcttttaatattatttttatagaaagaTTTACATGtgatacaatttttgtgtgtggaAGACTAGAGAAGCTTTAATCaagtgaagaaaattttaagGCAAGAGGATTTGTGTCAAGATTACAAGGCATAATGTGATTATAGGAATGAATGTTAATTACCAAAATATCGAAGCttgatgtatttatttatttttacttatttgtcgAGATCAGAACTATGGTAAGACCACTCCATTTATGTAGTTGAATATCACTTCCATTAACTtgtctttcaaatattttaatttttcatggtcaaaagttgaatgtttattactataactttgtttcaatttgcattatcaagaaaaaacaaaaaaaaagactgtcttagcatttttctatttttcgttGATTGCGTTATGCTAAACTTACTCCTATATATGAtactttttctttgtatttgtaattttgttttaagaatatatttgattaAAGGGTGTATTTTTTGCTATAGAAAATGAgacaaatacaataataaaaatagtgtaTAAGACATGCAGAACAATTAATGCTTACAAGatattctaatttcaaatattactaattatatttttgcattttaaattttaaatatttgtaaagaatCATTCTTACATGTGCTTGTGGATAAAATCTATAGTTTTTCgacaattttcattaaaattatcatgagATCCAAATTCCAAAGTCGAAAAAATGATACACCAAAATGCTTAAGAAGTTAGAAGATCTTTTATCCTTTGACGAAATATTGctcctattatttttttaacaaaaaaatgtaaatatatttcaacaaatttttaattgtaagaatactaatattgtcattttgactctccattaaattaaaatctgatttatttaattaaatattaatattttatttgtataattacataatttaaatacCAATCATTGCACTTTAAATCTTAGTTATTTTCTTCTAATaagctttttatttataaattttaattgctTAATTTCATTCTACTTAATGAGAAGGAGAATTTCATCTTTTACGAATTAATGTCAAACATTTTATCTTCttgatatgtataaatattaatttaatttcaacatttttatgagacaaaaaagacattttaagaAAGTTAATCATAAGATAGTGTGTCtccatttttgtttttgctactttattttatcttttaaaacaaatatataatttcaatatcaaaattataataaagggaggactaaatgtaaaaaaaattcttcaagttAATTATACattacaaacatttttttaaaagttaaattgtttatcattttattcatcGTTATGAAGTGAACATGCAACACACGTGTCCA contains these protein-coding regions:
- the LOC101244398 gene encoding EG45-like domain containing protein is translated as MSSPLSLLLQCLSSFLIFCQIFYASQADLGTASQYSPPYTPSACFGSDSTQFPSSNFFAAASEGIWDDGAACGRQYLISCISSVLPKACKPGETIQIKIIDRAQNLTSTPTRQGTTMVLSNAALAAIADSNAPSLNIDFRQV